A single Natranaerobius thermophilus JW/NM-WN-LF DNA region contains:
- a CDS encoding NAD(P)/FAD-dependent oxidoreductase, giving the protein MHYVIVGSGVSGITAAKNLRNLKPEAKITILGDEPHYCYNRPRLIELLGKEVDIENIFFYPPDWYCQQGIDIYLNVTVKEIHSKKQLVITDCGQEISYDKLLLANGSTPNLPPVPGAENRGVFTIRTIDEVRQIQRRALTSSQSIVIGGGLLGLETAFSLTKLKQEVTVIDRNSWLLKRQIDQKGSELLQEILKSYGISVVLEGNTESIEPPKNSVGDSKDLNVNLKDGRKIPGQIVIFSAGVRPNISLAEKAGISVNKGIVVDEHLKTSDPNIYASGDVAEFQDKSYGIIPAALEQGKLAAVNMASEEGQNYEGTIPSTSLKIAGIDLISLGEIYPQEDDQVVTKIDSSNKIFKKAIFRENCLKGAILLGDKTELPLIHKNLRAQQPFRDPELIFENY; this is encoded by the coding sequence GGAATTACGGCAGCTAAAAATCTGAGAAATTTAAAACCTGAGGCCAAAATTACTATTCTTGGAGATGAGCCACATTACTGTTATAATCGACCTAGATTAATAGAACTTTTGGGAAAAGAGGTTGACATCGAAAATATTTTCTTTTATCCTCCTGATTGGTATTGTCAACAGGGAATTGATATTTATCTCAATGTAACAGTGAAAGAAATTCATAGTAAAAAACAGCTAGTTATTACCGATTGTGGTCAGGAAATTTCTTATGATAAATTATTGCTTGCCAATGGAAGTACCCCGAATCTTCCACCTGTCCCAGGGGCAGAAAATCGTGGTGTGTTCACTATTAGAACCATTGATGAGGTTAGGCAAATACAAAGAAGAGCTCTTACAAGTAGTCAAAGTATCGTTATTGGTGGGGGCTTATTGGGATTAGAAACGGCTTTTAGTTTAACTAAATTAAAGCAAGAAGTTACTGTGATTGATAGGAATTCGTGGCTTCTTAAAAGGCAAATTGATCAAAAAGGTAGTGAACTTCTGCAAGAAATTTTAAAGTCATACGGGATTTCAGTAGTTTTAGAAGGGAATACTGAAAGTATTGAACCGCCAAAAAATTCTGTAGGAGATTCCAAAGATTTAAATGTTAATTTGAAAGATGGTAGAAAAATACCAGGACAGATAGTTATTTTTTCCGCAGGGGTACGCCCTAATATATCTCTAGCTGAAAAGGCTGGAATTTCAGTCAATAAAGGAATTGTAGTAGACGAACATTTAAAGACAAGTGATCCAAATATTTACGCATCAGGAGATGTAGCAGAATTCCAAGATAAAAGTTATGGAATTATTCCAGCTGCCTTAGAACAAGGCAAATTAGCAGCAGTAAACATGGCCAGTGAAGAGGGACAAAATTACGAAGGGACTATTCCTTCGACTTCCTTAAAAATTGCAGGAATAGATCTGATCTCTCTCGGGGAAATTTATCCTCAAGAAGACGATCAGGTGGTGACCAAGATAGACTCCAGTAATAAAATTTTTAAAAAAGCTATCTTTAGAGAAAATTGTCTAAAGGGAGCCATTTTATTAGGAGATAAAACAGAACTTCCGCTAATTCACAAAAATTTGAGAGCACAACAACCATTTCGAGATCCAGAGTTAATTTTTGAAAACTATTAA